In Blastopirellula sp. J2-11, a single genomic region encodes these proteins:
- the ppk2 gene encoding polyphosphate kinase 2, protein MTDDEMPTDLDRIQNELLDSLDEELEAELEDALEDRHRPDGYNADSNLSRKVYFSELLRMQRELIKLQDWVVASNAKVAILFEGRDAAGKGGVIKRITQRLNPRVCRVVALPAPNEREQSQWYFQRFVPHLPAGGEIALFDRSWYNRAGVERVMGFCSDQQYEEFFRSVPDFERMLVRSGMYVIKYWFSITDEEQQFRFQCRIHDPLKQWKLSPMDLESRRRWEQYTVAKERMLEETNIEEAPWWIVEAVDKKRARLNCIHHLLELLPYREIPKETVILPPRERNEDYARKPSPPEAVVPNIY, encoded by the coding sequence ATGACCGATGACGAAATGCCGACGGACCTGGACCGGATTCAAAACGAGTTGCTCGACTCGCTGGACGAAGAGCTAGAAGCGGAACTGGAAGATGCGCTGGAAGATCGGCATCGACCGGACGGCTACAATGCCGATTCCAATCTGTCGCGGAAGGTTTACTTTAGCGAACTGCTGCGCATGCAGCGTGAGTTGATCAAGCTGCAAGACTGGGTCGTCGCTAGTAACGCCAAGGTTGCGATCTTGTTTGAAGGACGTGATGCGGCGGGGAAGGGGGGCGTGATCAAACGGATCACCCAGCGGCTCAATCCACGCGTCTGCCGAGTCGTCGCGTTGCCGGCGCCGAACGAGCGTGAACAGTCGCAGTGGTACTTTCAACGCTTCGTCCCGCATTTGCCGGCCGGCGGCGAAATCGCGCTGTTCGATCGCAGCTGGTACAACCGCGCCGGCGTCGAACGCGTCATGGGTTTTTGCAGCGATCAGCAATACGAAGAGTTCTTTCGCTCGGTCCCCGACTTTGAACGCATGCTGGTTCGCTCTGGCATGTATGTGATTAAGTATTGGTTCTCGATCACCGACGAAGAGCAGCAGTTTCGCTTCCAATGCCGAATTCATGATCCGCTGAAGCAGTGGAAACTGAGCCCGATGGATCTAGAATCACGCCGCCGCTGGGAGCAATACACTGTCGCCAAAGAAAGAATGCTGGAAGAAACGAACATCGAAGAAGCGCCATGGTGGATCGTCGAAGCGGTCGATAAGAAACGGGCGCGACTGAACTGCATCCACCATCTCTTAGAACTGCTGCCGTATCGCGAAATCCCCAAAGAGACCGTCATCTTGCCGCCGCGTGAGCGAAACGAGGATTACGCGCGGAAGCCAAGTCCGCCCGAGGCCGTAGTCCCCAATATCTACTAA
- a CDS encoding substrate-binding domain-containing protein yields the protein MASTLAIVGFLLAAYSIVANDAIQTLGTFISSNSKRPWWVLWAFACTVLMFVFIYGWLTHDGDVSFGRLAKFPEPAGGLTWLHIIPPLVILLLTRYGIPVSTTFLVLAVFAPGNLTGMLSKSMLGYIVAFFVSIGIYLVITKSFEKKMIATAENPPSTVWVTLQWISTALLWSQWLVHDLANIFVYLPRKLTPMYFVFAALVMLVLHAVIFARRGGSIQHIVTSKTNTQDIRSATIIDFIYAMILMIFKEYSNMPMSTTWVFLGLLAGRETAISLLLKVRPMKETGGIVFKDAGKAMTGLAVSAGLAFGLPIFHQAVSGTELLANEPEPANNVVITDSDAASIAALPSYVAQPDLTGEIRSVGSDTLREVMEKLAARFQELSPGVLIAQESAGSETAPPALIAGDCELGLMSRKMTSAEISEFRNKHGHNPLMIRIGLDALAVYVNAENPVRGLTLAQLDSIFDAQAEAQKLKWGKFVMPPFPNHEIMTHGRNDQSGSRYFFREMALNGAPFRSDMQVHQDSAEVVKAVGSSINAIGFSGMGYRDKDVRAIAIARYEDDEYLNYSAAEYQNDSDLAKRFQYVYDGQYPLSRFLYIYANKPSGEKLAPPVDELLRFILSQEGQQIVLDAGFIPLTPNLTKQQLDKLQAGYEPPWYE from the coding sequence ATGGCCTCGACTTTAGCGATTGTGGGCTTTTTGTTGGCGGCGTATTCGATTGTCGCTAATGACGCGATCCAGACGCTGGGGACGTTTATCAGCTCCAACTCCAAGCGTCCTTGGTGGGTGCTGTGGGCGTTTGCCTGCACGGTGCTGATGTTCGTCTTTATTTATGGCTGGCTGACGCACGATGGCGACGTCTCCTTTGGGCGACTGGCGAAATTCCCCGAGCCTGCCGGCGGGTTGACCTGGCTGCATATCATTCCACCGCTGGTCATCTTGCTGCTGACGCGCTATGGCATTCCGGTCAGCACCACCTTTCTGGTGCTGGCGGTGTTTGCACCGGGTAATCTGACGGGGATGCTCTCGAAGTCGATGCTCGGCTACATCGTCGCGTTTTTCGTCTCGATCGGCATCTATCTGGTCATCACCAAGTCATTCGAGAAGAAGATGATTGCAACGGCCGAGAACCCGCCATCTACGGTCTGGGTGACGTTGCAATGGATCTCGACGGCGCTGCTGTGGAGCCAGTGGCTCGTACACGATCTGGCGAACATTTTCGTTTATCTGCCGCGCAAATTAACTCCCATGTATTTCGTCTTCGCAGCGCTGGTGATGCTGGTGTTGCATGCGGTGATATTTGCGCGCCGCGGCGGATCGATTCAACATATCGTGACCTCAAAAACCAATACGCAAGATATCCGCTCGGCGACGATCATTGACTTCATCTATGCGATGATCCTGATGATCTTCAAGGAATACAGCAACATGCCGATGAGCACGACCTGGGTGTTTCTCGGACTATTAGCGGGACGCGAAACGGCGATCTCGCTGCTGCTGAAAGTGCGGCCGATGAAGGAAACCGGCGGCATCGTCTTTAAAGACGCCGGCAAGGCGATGACCGGACTGGCCGTCAGCGCAGGACTGGCCTTTGGGCTGCCGATCTTCCATCAGGCCGTCTCGGGAACCGAACTGCTCGCCAATGAGCCTGAACCCGCCAACAACGTCGTCATCACCGATTCTGACGCCGCATCGATCGCCGCGTTGCCGTCGTACGTCGCTCAACCCGACCTGACCGGCGAAATTAGGAGCGTCGGTTCAGACACGCTGCGGGAAGTGATGGAGAAGCTCGCCGCACGTTTTCAAGAGCTTTCTCCCGGCGTTCTGATTGCGCAGGAGTCGGCAGGTTCGGAAACGGCGCCCCCGGCGCTGATCGCCGGCGATTGCGAGCTCGGCCTCATGAGCCGCAAGATGACGTCCGCCGAAATCAGCGAATTTCGGAACAAGCATGGGCACAATCCGCTGATGATTCGCATTGGGCTCGACGCGTTGGCGGTCTACGTCAACGCCGAGAATCCCGTGCGAGGTTTAACGCTGGCCCAGTTGGATTCGATCTTTGACGCTCAGGCCGAGGCGCAAAAGCTGAAGTGGGGCAAGTTTGTCATGCCGCCGTTTCCCAACCACGAAATCATGACGCATGGTCGGAACGATCAGTCAGGCTCACGCTACTTCTTTCGCGAAATGGCTTTGAATGGAGCCCCGTTTCGCTCGGACATGCAAGTCCATCAAGACTCGGCCGAAGTGGTGAAAGCGGTCGGCAGTTCGATCAATGCGATCGGCTTTTCGGGGATGGGGTATCGCGACAAAGATGTTCGCGCCATCGCCATCGCCCGGTATGAAGATGATGAGTATCTGAATTACTCGGCGGCCGAATACCAAAACGATTCCGATCTCGCCAAGCGCTTTCAATATGTTTATGACGGCCAATATCCGTTGTCGCGGTTCCTGTATATCTACGCCAACAAGCCCAGCGGTGAAAAACTGGCGCCGCCGGTTGACGAATTGCTTCGCTTCATTCTCTCGCAGGAGGGGCAGCAAATCGTTTTGGACGCCGGATTTATTCCGTTGACGCCCAACCTGACCAAGCAACAATTGGACAAACTGCAAGCCGGGTATGAGCCTCCTTGGTACGAGTAA
- a CDS encoding PLD nuclease N-terminal domain-containing protein has protein sequence MIDWLLLAQRPIERPYVGIGLGLGMICIFSFVVLLSALWIWALVDAIRNPRLSDNQRIIWVVVILVTHILGAIIYLAAGRQGDRGREM, from the coding sequence ATGATTGATTGGCTGCTGCTGGCGCAACGACCTATTGAACGACCTTACGTTGGAATTGGGCTCGGGCTCGGCATGATTTGCATTTTCAGCTTCGTCGTGCTGCTCTCGGCCCTCTGGATCTGGGCCTTGGTCGACGCGATCCGCAACCCCCGGCTTTCTGACAACCAGCGAATCATCTGGGTCGTCGTGATCTTGGTCACCCACATTTTAGGAGCGATCATTTATCTAGCGGCAGGCCGACAAGGAGATCGCGGCCGAGAAATGTGA
- a CDS encoding DUF3465 domain-containing protein produces MKKLTLAVVVAAAICFGLGQIGLFGDLLGTSTMQTPVAPASPTDVLGTAFAEQRSGLQVTGEGVVTKLLADDTEGSRHQRFILTLSTGQTLLVAHNMDLAPRLNLLEVGDTVAFNGVYEWNSQGGVLHWTHHDPSGRHEAGWLQHNGLIFE; encoded by the coding sequence ATGAAGAAACTCACTCTTGCAGTCGTCGTGGCCGCGGCGATCTGCTTTGGCCTGGGTCAAATCGGTTTGTTTGGCGATCTTCTTGGCACTTCCACCATGCAAACGCCGGTGGCGCCGGCCAGCCCGACGGATGTTTTGGGGACGGCGTTCGCCGAACAGAGAAGCGGGCTCCAAGTCACCGGCGAAGGCGTCGTGACCAAGCTGCTGGCCGATGATACCGAAGGGAGCCGTCACCAACGGTTCATCTTGACGCTATCCACGGGACAAACGCTCTTGGTGGCGCACAACATGGATCTTGCGCCTCGTCTCAACTTGTTGGAAGTCGGGGATACCGTCGCCTTCAACGGCGTGTATGAATGGAACTCCCAAGGGGGCGTCCTACATTGGACGCATCACGACCCGAGCGGACGTCATGAAGCGGGCTGGCTCCAACATAACGGGCTGATCTTTGAGTAG
- a CDS encoding nuclease-related domain-containing protein has protein sequence MQLFFWKMVTVTFPLLMLILGSIGIFLTGHFWRRSHKRDNRESPLNHDLLRPPGFSLTKRLDEIDSELNLQMAWILAIPGIVYTVHLSLSYFGGEAETVFRTVVSALFALGMTIYSARKLMRLLTERKNFILGRDGEMFTGEVLNQLMRHGCRVFHDIEFPYGNIDHVAVCPSGVFSINTKMHSKPKKGKDKAAANVDYVKNRITFPDRYIEIPLQQLECEAKWLSQELSSATALPISVVPMLALPGWFVQHLTRPTRITVFNPFNCEGLFLKRAQKLSPEQIRQVAYQLEQRCHKIAPSFREPRSWDSKTAK, from the coding sequence ATGCAACTCTTCTTTTGGAAAATGGTCACGGTCACGTTTCCCCTGCTGATGCTAATTCTCGGCTCGATCGGCATCTTCCTGACTGGCCATTTTTGGCGTCGATCGCATAAACGTGACAATCGGGAGTCGCCGCTGAATCATGACTTACTGCGACCGCCAGGCTTTTCTCTCACCAAACGACTGGATGAAATAGACAGCGAGCTTAACCTGCAAATGGCGTGGATACTGGCGATCCCAGGCATCGTGTACACCGTCCATCTAAGTTTGTCGTACTTCGGCGGAGAAGCAGAAACAGTCTTTCGCACCGTCGTTTCCGCACTTTTTGCCCTGGGCATGACCATCTACTCGGCGCGCAAGCTGATGCGTCTCTTAACCGAGCGAAAGAACTTCATCCTTGGTCGCGATGGAGAAATGTTCACCGGCGAAGTACTAAATCAGCTCATGCGCCACGGCTGCCGCGTCTTTCACGACATTGAGTTTCCCTATGGCAACATCGACCATGTTGCCGTCTGTCCAAGCGGCGTCTTCTCCATCAATACGAAGATGCACAGCAAGCCAAAGAAAGGCAAAGATAAAGCCGCGGCCAATGTCGACTACGTCAAAAACAGAATCACGTTTCCCGATCGATACATCGAGATTCCGTTGCAACAATTGGAATGCGAAGCCAAATGGCTCTCGCAGGAATTGTCCTCAGCAACGGCTCTACCGATTTCCGTGGTGCCGATGCTCGCGCTACCGGGCTGGTTTGTCCAACATCTTACGAGACCGACGCGAATCACCGTGTTCAACCCGTTCAACTGCGAAGGACTCTTTCTGAAGCGAGCACAGAAACTGAGCCCAGAACAGATCCGACAAGTGGCGTACCAGTTAGAGCAGCGTTGCCACAAGATTGCTCCGTCGTTTCGTGAGCCGCGAAGTTGGGATTCGAAGACTGCCAAATGA